The following is a genomic window from Planctomycetia bacterium.
GTGGCGCGATGGGCAAGAGCGCCCAGTTCCCGCTGCACGTGTGGCTCCCCGACGCCATGGCCGGCCCCACGCCCGTCTCCGCCCTGATCCACGCCGCAACCATGGTCGCCGCCGGCGTCTACCTCGTTGCCCGAGTCTTCCGGCTGCTCACGCCGGACGCCCAGTTCTTCGTCGCCGTCATCGGCTGCATCACCCTCACCATTACCGCCCTCATCGCAATGGTGCAGACCGACATCAAAAAGGTGCTGGCCTACTCCACCCTCAGTCAGCTCGGCTACATGATCTTCGGCATGGGCGTCGGTGCCTGGGTCGCGGCACTCTTCCACCTCATGACTCACGCCTTCTTCAAGGCCATGCTCTTCCTCGGCTCCGGCCAGGTCATCGAAGGCTGCCACCACGAACAGGACATGCGCAAGATGGGCGGCCTCCGAAAGAAGATGCCCGTCACCTGCTGGACCTTCTTCATCGGCGTCCTCGCCATCGCCGGCTTCGGCATCCCCAAGACCGACTACGGCCTCGGAGGATTCTTCAGCAAAGACGAAATCCTCGCCGTCGCCTACGAACGCACCTTCAATCTCCCCTCATTGAAATCAAGCGACGCCGCGGCAGACGACGCCGGCGAACACGCAAATGCAAGTGACCATGAAGGAAGCGATCCCATCAGGCTCGCATCCGCGCTCACGTCACCCGCCGCAACGCTGTCAATCGTCCAATCTCAACTGGCTTCCACCGATGAACACGGCGACGGCGACGGCCACGGCCACGCCGATGCACACGGAACCGGCACCCCCGAAAAACTGAAGATCGCCGCGACGTTGCCCGTCATTCCGCGATGGATGTTCGCCCTGCCGATCATCATCGCCTACATCACCCCGTTCTACATGATGCGGTGCTGGTGGATGACCTTCTGCGGCAAGCCGCGCGATCATCACGTGTACGACCACGCCCACGAAAACTGGAAGATGTTCCTCCCCCTCGCCGTCCTCGCGGCCGGCACGGTCTTTTGCAGCTACAGCACCTTCCGCCCGCTTATTCACGAAGCCGCCGGCATGGCGACAGACTCGGCCGCCATCGTCGCCATCGACGGTGAAGCCCACGGCTTGAAGGATGCGCCTTCAATCAATGTTGCCGGACACGATGGAAATGTGACCACAACGGCGACGAATCTCACCCTAGATCACTCCCCCGGAAAGAACCCCCACGACTGGCTCGCCTACGGCGTCGGTCTCTCATGGCTCATCGGCATGGGCATCGCCGTCATCATCTACCGCAACGGCCTCGCCTTCGCCGACAAACTCAAGCGGGCATTCGGGCCGATTCACACAGCCCTCGAAAACAAGCTCTACTTCGATCACTTTTACGACAACGTCCTCGTCGCCGGCACGCGTGGCATCGGCTACGTCTGCGGCTGGTTCGACAAGCTGTTTGTTGACGGCGCGGTCAACGGCGTCGCCTGGCTCGGCCGCGTCACTGGCAGCATTACCGGCCGCCAGCTCGACATGCCCGTCCAGCGCGGCGATTGGGGAATCATCGATGCCGTCGCCAATGGCCTCGCCGCCACCATGCTCGATGTCGGCACGCAGATCCGCCGGCCCCAAAGCGGCCGCATTCGCATGTATGTTTGTCTGACGGCCGGCGCGGCGGCGATCGCCCTGCTGGCCGTTTTGTATTTCGACCAGCTCGCCGCGGGCTACTACTGGGTCATGACCCGAACCTCGGCGCTGGCGCAGGGATGAAAAAGAATTGGGAATTGAAAATGTAAGTTCGAGAATGAATGACCCGCGGCGTCGGCCGGCGTGTCGTCCGTTCTAAATGAATCATTCTCAATTCCACATTCTCTCGGAGCATTCACCGTGTCTCACATTCTCGACTGGATCGTCTTCCTGCCTCTCATCGGGGCCGTCGTCGTCCTCATGGCGCCGGCGCACATGGCGAGGTCCCTCACCTGGGTCTTCACCTTCGGCGTGTTTCTGTTGTCGTGCGCCCTCTTCGGACCCTTCCTCCCCGGCGGTGCAGGCTACAGCGCCGATTACGGCACGATGCAGTTTCAGCACATCGTCCCCTGGATTCAGGTCGGAAATTTCAACATCAACTACCACATCGGTATCGACGGCCTCTCCTTCCCCCTGATCATCCTGACAACCCTCGTCACCTGGCTCTCCGCATGGGCAAGCTGGAACTTCGATCACTGGAAGGTTAACCGCGGCCCCAAGGGCTTCTTTTCGCTGTTCCTCCTGCTTGAGACCGGCGTCCTCGGCACGTTCGTCGCGATGGACTTCTTTCTCTTCTACATCTTCTGGGAAGTCATGCTCCTGCCGATGTATTTCCTCATCGGCGTATGGGGCGGCCCCCGGAAGGAATACGCCGCCATCAAATTCTTCATCTATACCTTCGCCGGCTCCGTGTTGATGCTCGTCGCTCTGCTGGCGATGTACTACACCAGCGCCGACGCCCTCGGCACGCCCGCAGGCACCTTCAGCCTCATCGAGTACGTCACCAACCCCGCCATCGCGGAGATGTTCAACAGCGGCTCCACCAAGTTCCTCTCCTGGACCTTCGGCCCGGCGATGTTCGTCATGCTGTTCATCGCCTTCATGATTAAGGTCCCCGTCTTCCCGTTCCACACCTGGCTGCCGGACGCCCATGTCGAAGCTCCGACGCCGATCTCCATGATCCTGGCCGGCATTCTGCTGAAACTCGGCGCCTACGGCTTCCTCCGCGTGTGCTACCCGATCTTCCCCGAGGCGGCCACTCAGCTTGCCTGGTACATCGCCCTGCTCGGGGTAATCAATATCATCTACGGCGCATTATGTTGCCTCGCCCAGACCGACTTTAAGCGCCTCGTCGCTTACAGCTCCATCAGCCACATGGGCTACGTCGTCCTCGGCATCGCCATCATGACCAAAACCGGTTTTCAGGGGGCGATGTTCCAGGTATTGGCCCACGGCATCAGCAGCCCGATGTGCTTCTTTTTGGTCGGCATCATTTACGACCGCGCCCATCATCGCGATCTCAATCGCTTCGGCGGATTGTGGCTCGCCATGCCGCGATATGGCTCACTGGCCACCCTCGGCTTCTTCGCCTCGCTCGGTCTGCCGGGCCTGTGCGGCTTCATCGGCGAGATTTGGGTGCTCCTCGGCGCCTTCAATGCCCCCTTTACCTGGGCCAAGCCGATGGCGGTTGTCGCGGCTTTCGGCGTTGTCCTCACTGCCGCCTACATCCTTTGGATGATCCAGCGCGTCTATCTCGGCAAGAAGAAGGAAGAGTACGCCGACTACCCCGATGCCACCGCCCGCGAAACGGCGATCCTCTTTCCCATGGCCGTACTGGTGATCTTCATGGGCATCCTGCCCAGCTACACATTTGACCTGATGAACGGCACGCTGGACAAGGTGGTTGCGATCTTCAATCACTCCACCGCCGTCGCCCTGGGAGGCTGACTTGT
Proteins encoded in this region:
- a CDS encoding NADH-quinone oxidoreductase subunit L gives rise to the protein MQYQSALALGVLIPLISFAVLAFTGHKFGKPKASYVALLAIGLSCALSTYVLVGWLGTSTEIRAKLSAEAYRFNWGRIGDIPILIGVKLDSLTVIMYFMVTFIAFWIHFFSIGYMEGHSDEVDHVSKYHRFFTYLSLFCFSMLGLVISSSLLFLFIFWELVGLCSYLLIGFYFDRKYASNAAMKAFITNRVGDFGFIIGLAMVVLYLNTFDLDQAAKNFATDFHSNTGIFAASINLFGWHVSGMTLATLMGICLFCGAMGKSAQFPLHVWLPDAMAGPTPVSALIHAATMVAAGVYLVARVFRLLTPDAQFFVAVIGCITLTITALIAMVQTDIKKVLAYSTLSQLGYMIFGMGVGAWVAALFHLMTHAFFKAMLFLGSGQVIEGCHHEQDMRKMGGLRKKMPVTCWTFFIGVLAIAGFGIPKTDYGLGGFFSKDEILAVAYERTFNLPSLKSSDAAADDAGEHANASDHEGSDPIRLASALTSPAATLSIVQSQLASTDEHGDGDGHGHADAHGTGTPEKLKIAATLPVIPRWMFALPIIIAYITPFYMMRCWWMTFCGKPRDHHVYDHAHENWKMFLPLAVLAAGTVFCSYSTFRPLIHEAAGMATDSAAIVAIDGEAHGLKDAPSINVAGHDGNVTTTATNLTLDHSPGKNPHDWLAYGVGLSWLIGMGIAVIIYRNGLAFADKLKRAFGPIHTALENKLYFDHFYDNVLVAGTRGIGYVCGWFDKLFVDGAVNGVAWLGRVTGSITGRQLDMPVQRGDWGIIDAVANGLAATMLDVGTQIRRPQSGRIRMYVCLTAGAAAIALLAVLYFDQLAAGYYWVMTRTSALAQG
- a CDS encoding NADH-quinone oxidoreductase subunit M — translated: MLDWIVFLPLIGAVVVLMAPAHMARSLTWVFTFGVFLLSCALFGPFLPGGAGYSADYGTMQFQHIVPWIQVGNFNINYHIGIDGLSFPLIILTTLVTWLSAWASWNFDHWKVNRGPKGFFSLFLLLETGVLGTFVAMDFFLFYIFWEVMLLPMYFLIGVWGGPRKEYAAIKFFIYTFAGSVLMLVALLAMYYTSADALGTPAGTFSLIEYVTNPAIAEMFNSGSTKFLSWTFGPAMFVMLFIAFMIKVPVFPFHTWLPDAHVEAPTPISMILAGILLKLGAYGFLRVCYPIFPEAATQLAWYIALLGVINIIYGALCCLAQTDFKRLVAYSSISHMGYVVLGIAIMTKTGFQGAMFQVLAHGISSPMCFFLVGIIYDRAHHRDLNRFGGLWLAMPRYGSLATLGFFASLGLPGLCGFIGEIWVLLGAFNAPFTWAKPMAVVAAFGVVLTAAYILWMIQRVYLGKKKEEYADYPDATARETAILFPMAVLVIFMGILPSYTFDLMNGTLDKVVAIFNHSTAVALGG